One region of Eleutherodactylus coqui strain aEleCoq1 chromosome 5, aEleCoq1.hap1, whole genome shotgun sequence genomic DNA includes:
- the LOC136627219 gene encoding B-cell differentiation antigen CD72-like — protein sequence MSEAVTYADLRFVELEMKSFDDLVETDVEDGEAMYENVSGAAPPRSRTKPPERPAAPEEPLRTGLWARTSLLSLLHLLLSLMLVASTIGLVVKYMDVSHQFHHLSVSHTEVTQRLQRKEKDLAAAENILESIRGETKEMVWHLNTSLLAYQWTSKESTDEKVQLVRDKEVLNTSLLQCQRTAKESTDEKVQLVRDNEVLNTSLLQCQRTARESTHEMERRLQNVTAQMEKLQKDLCPDGWILFGRKCLFISEEMKSWEGSQGYCEVEGANLLVAERDDAVMKAFSINNKVNFWVGKMLKRGLNKKSWEWPNSLEMRESFLCWMISEGSFRQDYCQRSEQRFICEKNLVVPSLEKPYSYTDYYNYFSFSLWDMNYKCKIV from the exons ATGACTTGGTGGAGACGGACGTGGAAGATGGCGAAGCTATGTACGAGAACGTAAGCGGTGCAGCACCACCAAGATCCAGAACCAAACCCCCGGAGCGACCCGCTGCGCCAGAGGAGCCGCTCCGGACAG GACTTTGGGCCCGGACTTCCCTCCTGTCGCTGCTACATTTACTGCTTTCTCTCATGTTAGTGGCCTCCACTATTGGACTGGTGGTGAAGT ATATGGATGTGTCCCATCAGTTCCACCATCTTTCTGTAAGTCACACAGAGGTCACCCAGAGGCTTCAGAGGAAGGAGAAGGATTTAGCAGCCGCAGAGAACATTCTGGAAAGTATCCGGGGGGAGACAAAAGAGATGGTTTGGCATCTTAATACATCATTACTGGCATATCAGTGGACCTCCAAGGAGTCTACTGATGAGAAGGTGCAGTTGGTCAGGGACAAGGAGGTCCTTAATACGTCTTTACTGCAGTGTCAGCGGACCGCCAAGGAGTCTACTGATGAGAAGGTGCAGTTGGTCAGGGACAATGAAGTCCTTAATACGTCTTTACTGCAGTGTCAGCGGACCGCCAGGGAATCTACTCATGAGATGGAGAGACGTCTGCAAAACGTAACGGCACAGATGGAAAAACTGCAGAAAG ACCTTTGTCCGGATGGTTGGATATTGTTCGGAAGGAAATGTTTATTTATATCCGAAGAGATGAAGTCCTGGGAAGGAAGTCAGGGTTATTGTGAAGTGGAGGGTGCCAACCTGCTGGTGGCGGAGCGGGACGACGCTGTGATGAAG GCTTTTTCTATTAATAATAAAGTCAATTTTTGGGTCGGCAAAATGTTAAAACGGGGCTTAAACAAGAAAAGTTGGGAATGGCCGAACAGCCTTGAAAT GCGGGAGTCATTTTTGTGCTGGATGATCAGCGAGGGGAGCTTCCGCCAGGACTACTGTCAGCGGTCTGAACAACGCTTTATCTGTGAGAAGAACCTCGTGGTGCCGTCTCTGGAGAAGCCATACAGTTATACAGATTATTATAATTACTTCAGCTTCAGCCTGTGGGACatgaactataaatgtaaaatcgTTTAG